From Mya arenaria isolate MELC-2E11 chromosome 12, ASM2691426v1, the proteins below share one genomic window:
- the LOC128210751 gene encoding uncharacterized protein LOC128210751 encodes MALENQKMFQTIAAIELYHAQREVANYLELAYLHLADHTDVAREVRMTAHSARTQHLMTSGLMKKFTATSFHIVKTMIPIILDAVELQDRDIIIEAFGQIIENAETMKKESEDTRTSYLNIQTDIQRNLASVNDRNKDIVDKKKKIEIEKLREEEMAKAAQLAQKELDQERKRIDDELKTLKSYRDRMYESADAAGKAMTQDNDTTFMSSVGPSEAMVGPSAFVMTIATSLGNILTNVFKGDRKMKMYKELQKNYQASEENVHRASQERRQVIDRVNEQRKEALIRLAKLKELTLQEASLGNVESLREASMQLGAVDKQFTRIILFWENMAATLKFLKEDVKSGEVYLKKIEEERYAERFKKSIGKAERDWRFFGRICSDYVQESDTQINHLYNFLSSPVDHMSTYDRDKRQQAILDSIESDIASAFGDTE; translated from the exons ATGGCGTTAGAGAACCAGAAAATGTTCCAAACGATTGCCGCCATAGAGCTTTATCACGCACAGAGGGAAGTGGCAAACTATCTTGAACTCGCATACCTTCATCTTGCTGACCACACTGATGTAGCGAGAGAG GTACGAATGACGGCCCACAGTGCGCGCACGCAACATTTGATGACGTCGGGTTTGATGAAGAAATTCACGGCGACGTCGTTTCACATTGTAAAGACAATGATACCCATAATTCTTGATGCTGTCGAACTACAG GACAGAGACATTATCATAGAAGCGTTTGGTCAGATTATTGAAAATGCGGAAACTATGAAAAAGGAATCTGAAGATACAAGAACAAG CTATCTAAATATTCAGACGGATATTCAGAGGAACCTAGCATCAGTAAACGACCGTAATAAGGATATTGTcgataagaagaagaagattgaaattgaaaaattgaGAGAAGAGGAAATGGCGAAGGCGGCTCAACTCGCACAAAAAGAGTTAGATCAAGAAAGGAAACGTATTGATGATGAACtgaaaacattgaaatcatACAGAGATAGAATGTATGAATCAGCAG ATGCTGCTGGAAAGGCCATGACTCAGGATAACGACACGACATTTATGAGCTCTGTCGGCCCCTCTGAAGCTATGGTTGGTCCTTCTGCATTCGTTATGACAATCGCCACCTCTCTTGGGAACATACTAACCAATGTCTTTAAAGGCGATAGGAAAATGAAAATG TACAAAGAGCTTCAGAAAAACTACCAAGCAAGTGAAGAAAATGTTCATCGTGCATCTCAAGAGAGGCGACAAGTTATTGATCGAGTCAATGAACAGAGAAAGGAGGCGTTAATACGGCTGGCTAAGCTGAAGGAACTGACTCTACAGGAAG CTTCTTTGGGAAATGTGGAGAGTCTCCGTGAAGCCTCCATGCAGCTCGGAGCCGTTGACAAACAATTCACTCGGATCATCCTGTTCTGGGAGAACATGGCTGCCACACTTAAGTTTCTTAAGGAGGATGTAAAATCTGGAGAAGTCTATTTGAAGAAGATTGAGGAGGAGAGATACGCAGAACGATTCAAGAAGTCGATTGGAAAGGCGGAAAGG GACTGGAGGTTTTTCGGAAGAATTTGCAGCGATTATGTACAAGAAAGCGATACCCAAATCAACCATCTCTACAATTTCCTATCCAGCCCGGTGGACCATATGTCCACATATGACAGGGACAAGCGTCAGCAAGCTATCCTGGACTCCATTGAAAGTGACATTGCATCTGCGTTCGGTGATACAGAATAG